In bacterium, one genomic interval encodes:
- a CDS encoding succinylglutamate desuccinylase/aspartoacylase family protein — protein sequence MKLRLLALFLIAGVTLLCAVAGREFRQARLDEELFPSSAFTKRLQLSDFHSVLLGTRGDTEILDFVGADSGGTVLILGGTHCDEPASYLAAYLLVENLQIERGRVLVIPRANRSAISHTTPGEAHPAQFAIQTASGPRTFRMGSRYTNPLDQWPDPEVYVHKPSGQELSGADSRNLNRCYPGRANGRFTEQIAFAISELVRREHVDLVIDLHEASLEYPVINAIVAHERAMDCAANAVLELQMEGLDFALEPSPSSFHGLSHRELGDHTATHATLMESANAIQGRLRGRTNADLLVTGRDPMYERAAAINMTRVPYDSEGIPLEVRVGRHLAGCAKLISSFTQLNPDRALSVVGMPSYAELQEHGLGYYLDHSAKP from the coding sequence ATGAAGCTGCGCTTACTGGCACTCTTTCTGATCGCAGGGGTGACGTTGCTGTGCGCGGTCGCGGGCCGGGAATTTCGGCAAGCACGTTTGGATGAAGAACTTTTTCCATCGTCCGCGTTCACGAAGCGCCTTCAGCTTTCAGACTTTCATTCGGTGTTGCTCGGCACACGTGGCGATACCGAGATACTGGACTTTGTGGGAGCCGATTCGGGCGGGACGGTTCTCATTCTCGGCGGCACGCATTGCGACGAACCCGCGAGCTATCTTGCCGCATATCTGCTGGTCGAGAATTTGCAGATTGAACGCGGGCGGGTCTTGGTGATTCCGCGGGCCAACCGTTCAGCGATTTCGCACACGACTCCCGGTGAAGCCCATCCCGCGCAGTTTGCGATTCAGACAGCGTCCGGCCCGCGTACGTTCCGCATGGGCAGCCGCTACACGAATCCGCTTGATCAGTGGCCCGACCCGGAAGTTTATGTGCATAAGCCTTCGGGTCAGGAACTCTCGGGTGCGGATAGCCGTAATCTAAACCGGTGCTATCCCGGTCGTGCAAATGGCCGCTTCACGGAGCAGATCGCCTTTGCCATCAGCGAACTTGTCCGTCGTGAACACGTAGACCTCGTCATTGACCTGCACGAAGCGTCGCTCGAATATCCGGTAATCAATGCGATAGTTGCGCATGAACGGGCCATGGACTGCGCCGCCAATGCGGTGCTTGAGTTACAGATGGAAGGTCTCGATTTCGCCTTGGAGCCTTCGCCGTCGTCGTTCCACGGCCTGTCACATCGCGAACTGGGCGACCATACCGCAACGCATGCCACTCTGATGGAATCGGCAAACGCGATTCAAGGGCGCTTACGCGGTCGCACGAATGCCGATCTGCTCGTGACGGGCCGCGACCCTATGTACGAACGCGCAGCCGCGATAAACATGACTCGCGTTCCCTATGATTCAGAGGGCATTCCCCTCGAAGTGCGCGTGGGCCGACACCTTGCTGGCTGCGCCAAGCTGATCAGCAGCTTCACACAACTCAACCCTGATCGCGCCCTGTCGGTGGTGGGTATGCCAAGTTATGCTGAATTGCAAGAACACGGGCTGGGCTACTACCTTGATCATTCTGCCAAACCATAG
- a CDS encoding LamG domain-containing protein, giving the protein MKRAWMAALLCGAALLYAEPRPANYCLDLDGKTAGAKLENAGALFALNGATRYTFEAWVRPRTQGGGGRGRILDQEKSSLTFYLSDEGRIGFRPNRDVGWQLSEVNSVRYWTWQHVAVTADGKLLRFFVNGKLVTAVPVNTILSVNRRPISIGNGLGDDDTPRGFDGWLDDVRVSDVCRWTKEFTPPQRGRYSPPTSATVLYLPFDEGPAYDLALDYSTSNAELRISPPLTRVKAP; this is encoded by the coding sequence GTGAAGCGCGCATGGATGGCCGCCCTACTGTGCGGGGCGGCGCTGTTGTATGCCGAGCCGCGTCCTGCAAACTACTGTCTGGACTTAGACGGCAAGACCGCCGGTGCGAAGCTGGAGAATGCCGGCGCGCTGTTCGCGTTGAATGGCGCGACGCGATATACGTTTGAGGCATGGGTGCGGCCTCGCACGCAAGGCGGCGGTGGTCGCGGCCGGATTCTCGATCAAGAGAAATCCAGTCTTACCTTTTACTTGTCTGATGAAGGCCGCATCGGCTTTCGGCCCAATCGCGACGTCGGCTGGCAATTATCCGAAGTGAATTCGGTCCGCTACTGGACCTGGCAACACGTGGCGGTGACCGCGGACGGGAAGCTCCTGCGGTTCTTCGTCAACGGTAAATTGGTGACGGCCGTGCCTGTCAATACGATATTGAGTGTCAACCGTCGCCCGATCTCGATCGGCAACGGCCTAGGCGATGATGACACACCGCGCGGCTTCGATGGATGGTTGGACGACGTGCGGGTCAGTGATGTCTGCCGGTGGACGAAGGAATTCACGCCGCCTCAACGCGGTCGCTATTCTCCGCCGACCTCCGCGACCGTGTTGTACCTACCGTTTGACGAAGGCCCAGCCTACGATCTCGCGCTGGACTATTCGACCTCGAATGCCGAATTGCGTATCTCGCCGCCGCTGACACGCGTCAAAGCGCCGTAG
- a CDS encoding T9SS type A sorting domain-containing protein, protein MKALRLLTLGLLLTCCAQIGVAQDATVIWNYCGLEPVLGCGCDVGSRTPFADNVDAWCIFWDENLNGPDATDDLVPVGTLPGEASYSCQPFNGMDFCGMEGNFFADPAWQIGTMPAAPDQPVYYLKISGANCCWTSDTFRVTTGPQFINLTIENFDCSNTACPTGVAPSAPTNVQVSDDQYCTAVSVTWDHSGEGLTGFGVFYRVNSTDDWTFAVPRPADARDAEFAVCADGSVEVGVVAINGAQQSDHAIGVGRTFLRHFATPGYTQTSDQITMFFTSPPQGVRCGARLYFDLWCGGQFVTRMCEVTDPDLLLITELTCDKPAVQSTSCMIVMHDSSTSGDFGTGCGFTDTLEIVLPSDEQPIVPREFALAQNYPNPFNPSTVIEYSLPRDGEVDLAIFNLMGQRVATLVNGKMTAGSYRADWNAESMATGMYFYRLQMGSEVLTRKMLLMK, encoded by the coding sequence ATGAAAGCACTACGTTTACTGACTCTTGGACTGCTCCTGACGTGCTGCGCGCAAATTGGTGTGGCTCAAGATGCGACCGTGATTTGGAATTACTGCGGCTTAGAGCCCGTGTTGGGCTGTGGTTGTGATGTAGGTTCGCGTACACCGTTCGCGGATAATGTTGACGCTTGGTGCATTTTCTGGGACGAGAATCTGAACGGGCCCGATGCCACGGACGACCTTGTTCCGGTGGGAACCCTGCCGGGCGAGGCGAGCTACAGTTGCCAACCGTTTAACGGCATGGATTTTTGCGGTATGGAAGGTAACTTCTTTGCCGATCCCGCGTGGCAGATCGGAACCATGCCCGCTGCTCCTGATCAGCCTGTATACTATCTGAAAATCAGCGGCGCAAATTGTTGCTGGACGTCGGATACATTTCGCGTGACCACCGGGCCACAGTTCATCAACTTGACGATCGAGAATTTTGACTGCTCTAACACGGCCTGCCCGACCGGCGTCGCACCAAGTGCTCCGACCAATGTTCAGGTCTCGGATGATCAATACTGCACCGCCGTGTCGGTGACATGGGATCACAGCGGTGAAGGACTGACCGGATTCGGGGTGTTTTATCGCGTGAATTCGACTGACGATTGGACATTCGCCGTGCCGCGTCCGGCCGACGCCCGTGATGCAGAATTCGCGGTGTGCGCCGACGGCAGCGTGGAAGTCGGCGTGGTCGCGATCAACGGAGCGCAGCAGTCCGATCATGCCATCGGCGTCGGACGCACGTTCCTCCGGCACTTCGCTACGCCGGGTTACACGCAAACATCCGATCAGATCACGATGTTCTTCACCAGCCCGCCGCAAGGCGTGCGCTGCGGCGCTCGACTCTATTTTGATCTGTGGTGCGGCGGCCAATTCGTGACGCGCATGTGCGAAGTGACGGATCCCGACCTGCTGTTGATTACCGAATTGACCTGCGACAAGCCTGCGGTGCAGAGCACATCGTGCATGATCGTCATGCATGACTCGTCCACGTCGGGTGACTTCGGCACGGGCTGCGGTTTCACCGATACGCTTGAAATCGTGCTCCCGAGTGACGAACAGCCCATTGTCCCGCGTGAGTTCGCCCTCGCGCAAAACTACCCGAACCCGTTCAACCCGAGCACGGTCATTGAGTACTCCCTGCCCCGTGACGGTGAAGTGGATTTGGCGATCTTCAATCTGATGGGACAGCGCGTCGCGACGCTTGTCAACGGGAAGATGACCGCGGGCAGCTACCGCGCCGACTGGAATGCGGAGTCCATGGCTACAGGCATGTATTTCTACCGCCTGCAAATGGGTTCTGAAGTGCTTACACGGAAAATGCTGCTGATGAAGTAG